From Cydia pomonella isolate Wapato2018A chromosome 26, ilCydPomo1, whole genome shotgun sequence, one genomic window encodes:
- the LOC133532049 gene encoding cytochrome P450 6B2-like, with product MIPLIVACVVIVCCLYSFSTRGYDYWQKKGVQHDKPLPFIGSAGRIFAQKMSMTEYFTELYRKYPKEKLVGYYFSREKAVVLRDPELVKCVLITDFQYFYRRGINYHKDVVEPMFKNLFFADGDLWKLLRQRMTPAFTSGKLKAMFPLIVERTERLQRTAAAAAERGAEVDVRDLMARYTTDFIGACGFGIDANSIDDEDAPFRKLGKRIFTPSLRDIIVTVAKWLAPDLFKCLRTVAPEVERDTLSLVRSIMEQRNYQPSGRNDFIDLLLELKQKGKIVGESIEHRNSDGTSKIAELELDNLLMAAQVFVFFAAGFETSSSATSYTLHQLALHPDQQAKCQQEIDGVLTRYGGKFCYDAVNEMKYLKMCFYESMRLFPSLGFLIRKCAKPYTFPGTDVSIDEGIAVIIPVQGLQTDEQYFDEPEQFRPERFHPDNRVENHVYLPFGEGPRACIGERLGLMQSLAGLAALLRQCSVAPSISTKRNPPKEPTGHVVQSLKGGVPLLLKERKIYE from the exons ATGATACCGCTCATAGTAGCGTGCGTTGTTATCGTTTGCTGTCTGTACTCGTTCAGTACGCGCGGCTATGACTACTGGCAGAAAAAAGGAGTGCAACATGATAAACCACTACCATTTATCGGAAGCGCAGGAAGAATATTTGCCCAGAAGATGAGCATGACCGAATACTTTACGGAGTTGTACCGAAAATATCCAAAGGAGAAACTAGTTGGATATTACTTTTCGCGTGAAAAAGCTGTAGTCCTAAGGGATCCGGAGCTTGTGAAATGTGTTTTAATCACGGATTTCCAATACTTTTATCGTCGTGGAATCAATTATCATAAGGATGTCGTGGAGCCGATGTTCAAGAACCTGTTTTTTGCGGATGGAGATCTGTGGAAGCTGCTGCGGCAGAGGATGACGCCCGCTTTCACGTCCGGCAAGCTGAAGGCGATGTTCCCTCTGATCGTAGAGAGGACTGAGCGGCTGCAGCGcacggccgccgccgccgcggagCGCGGCGCAGAGGTGGACGTGCGCGACCTCATGGCGCGCTACACCACCGACTTCATCGGCGCCTGCGGCTTTGGCATCGACGCTAACTCGATCGACGATGAGGATGCTCCATTTCGAAAACTGGGCAAACGTATATTCACACCTTCTCTCAGAGATATCATTGTTACTGTTGCAAAATGGTTGGCACCGGATTTATTCAAGTGTTTAAGAACTGTTGCTCCAGAAGTAGAACGGGATACGTTGAGTTTGGTGAGAAGTATCATGGAACAAAGAAACTACCAGCCTTCAGGCAGAAACGATTTTATAGATCTTTTGTTAGAGTTGAAACAGAAAGGCAAAATTGTTGGTGAATCGATAGAACACAGGAATTCGGATGGCACGTCGAAGATCGCAGAGCTAGAGTTAGATAACTTGCTCATGGCAGCGCAGGTGTTCGTGTTTTTCGCGGCGGGTTTCGAGACGTCCTCGTCGGCGACCAGCTACACGCTGCACCAGCTCGCACTGCACCCTGACCAGCAGGCCAAGTGCCAGCAGGAGATCGATGGAGTACTCACCAGATACGGTGGGAAATTTTGCTACGATGCCGTGaacgaaatgaaatatttgaaaatgtgttttta TGAAAGCATGCGTCTGTTTCCATCACTGGGTTTCCTGATACGAAAATGCGCGAAGCCCTACACGTTCCCAGGAACTGACGTGAGCATAGATGAGGGTATAGCCGTGATCATCCCAGTTCAGGGTCTGCAAACTGATGAGCAGTACTTCGACGAACCAGAGCAGTTCCGACCGGAGAGATTCCATCCGGATAACCGTGTAGAAAACCACGTGTATCTGCCGTTTGGAGAAGGTCCTCGAGCATGTATTG GAGAGCGTTTGGGTCTGATGCAGTCGCTGGCGGGGCTGGCGGCGCTGCTGCGCCAGTGCTCAGTGGCGCCATCTATCAGCACCAAGCGGAACCCGCCCAAGGAACCCACGGGGCACGTCGTGCAGAGCCTTAAAGGAGGGGTGCCGTTGCTTTTGAAGGAGAGGAAAATATACGAGTAA
- the LOC133531968 gene encoding cytochrome P450 6B2-like produces MILSVTFLVITVLLYLLITRRHNYWKVRGVKYEEPAPMVGSIWRVFRQNVSLSQYLAELYQKYPKEKFVGYFGGSAISLLVRDPELVKHVLVTDFQYFYPRGLNTHKTVIEPMLKNLFFADGDLWKLLRQRMTPAFTSGKLKAMFPLIVERTERLQRIAAAAADRGAEVDVRDLMARYTTDFIGACGFGMDTDSITDDTSPFRDLGKRIFTPTLKGTISSFLKWTFPETFKHLHLTASDVTRDTIALVRSIMQERNYKPVGRNDFIDLLFELKAKGVIYGESLEKKNPDGTPQTVELELDELLMAAQVFVFFAAGFETSSSATSYTLHQLAMHPDKQAKCQQEIDEVLARHDGKLCYDAVKEMKYLHMCFKEGMRMFPSLGFLIRQCVRPYTFPGTDVTIDDGVYVLVSVQGLHNDEQYFKDPEQFRPERFGEGAPSIPNHVYLPFGEGPRACIGERLGLMQSLAGLAALLRQCSVAPSARTRAPRVDPASFVVQNIHGGLPLSLIPRKISK; encoded by the exons atgatTCTATCGGTAACGTTTTTAGTGATAACTGTGCTTCTGTATTTATTAATCACAAGGAGACATAACTACTGGAAAGTAAGAGGAGTAAAATATGAAGAGCCGGCGCCTATGGTCGGCAGCATATGGCGGGTGTTTAGACAAAATGTCAGCTTGTCTCAGTATCTGGCAGAATTATACCAGAAGTATCCGAAAGAAAAGTTCGTCGGGTACTTTGGTGGTAGTGCCATTTCCCTCCTTGTGAGGGATCCTGAGCTTGTGAAACATGTTCTAGTGACCGATTTCCAGTATTTTTATCCGAGAGGGTTAAATACTCACAAGACAGTGATAGAGCCGATGCTGAAGAACCTGTTCTTCGCGGATGGAGATCTGTGGAAGCTATTGCGGCAGAGGATGACGCCTGCCTTCACGTCCGGCAAGCTGAAGGCGATGTTCCCTCTGATCGTGGAGAGGACCGAGCGGCTGCAGCGcatcgccgccgccgccgcggatCGCGGCGCGGAGGTGGACGTGCGCGACCTCATGGCGCGCTACACCACCGACTTCATCGGCGCCTGCGGCTTCGGCATGGACACAGACTCCATCACTGACGACACATCCCCGTTCCGAGATCTAGGAAAGCGTATTTTTACTCCAACCCTAAAAGGAACTATTAGTTCGTTTCTAAAGTGGACTTTTCCAGAAACATTCAAACATTTACACCTCACAGCCTCAGATGTCACAAGAGATACGATTGCTTTGGTGAGAAGCATAATGCAGGAGAGAAATTACAAGCCTGTTGGAAGAAACGACTTTATAGATTTGCTTTTCGAGTTGAAAGCAAAGGGGGTTATATATGGCGAGTCGCTGGAGAAGAAGAACCCTGATGGGACGCCGCAGACGGTGGAGTTGGAGCTGGACGAGCTGCTGATGGCGGCGCAGGTGTTCGTGTTCTTCGCGGCGGGATTCGAGACGTCCTCGTCGGCGACCAGCTACACGCTGCACCAGCTCGCAATGCACCCCGACAAGCAGGCTAAGTGCCAGCAGGAGATCGATGAAGTGCTTGCACGGCATGACGGGAAATTATGCTACGATGCTGTCAAAGAGATGAAGTATCTACACATGTGTTTTAA GGAAGGCATGCGAATGTTCCCATCCCTGGGCTTCCTCATCCGGCAATGTGTGAGGCCATACACGTTCCCAGGAACCGACGTGACTATCGACGACGGCGTGTACGTGCTGGTGTCCGTACAGGGGCTGCACAACGACGAGCAGTACTTCAAGGATCCGGAGCAGTTCAGGCCGGAGCGGTTCGGCGAGGGGGCGCCCTCTATACCTAACCACGTGTATCTCCCGTTTGGAGAAGGACCTCGAGCGTGCATAG GTGAGCGCCTGGGCCTGATGCAGTCGCTGGCGGGGCTGGCGGCGCTGCTGCGCCAGTGCTCGGTGGCGCCCTCTGCCCGCACCCGCGCGCCCCGCGTCGACCCCGCCTCCTTTGTGGTTCAGAATATACATGGGGGGTTACCGCTGTCATTGATACCGAGGAAAATATCCAAAtga